Proteins found in one Paenibacillus sp. FSL R10-2782 genomic segment:
- a CDS encoding MFS transporter, which produces MIKEQTYPNADKLMRVLAFTLVFSVMNAFMFNVVMPVIREEFHISASDVSWLLTGYMIVYAVGSVTYGKLADKYRLKDLLTFGIIFFALGSLIGLLANQFWLLIVARLLQAAGAAVIPATAMIIPVRYFSAEKRGRALGITAIGLALGTALAPIISGLITGFASWRFLFVISMLPVIALPFFRKYLDDQRGENQKFDFLGGLLLGGTVAFLLLSISQSNSIFFLVGIVLFALFIWRITTAKDPFIQPKLFKNKQYSYGLFIAFLGAGVSFGLPYLAPQFLNSLNQLTPATIGLIMFPAAIASALLGKSGGRLADSKGNSFLVYTAVTLMFICFISLSTFVGASPYLILFLLIFGNVGQTFMQIAMSNTISRTLSRDQIGVGMGLLSLLNFISGAVTTSILGKTLDTSFTFHLNPVVTNVQVFNFSNIFTVLALIALATMVLYALQFRRGSRHNTTAAQQG; this is translated from the coding sequence ATGATAAAAGAACAAACTTATCCCAATGCGGATAAGCTTATGCGTGTGTTGGCCTTCACACTCGTTTTTTCAGTAATGAACGCCTTTATGTTTAATGTAGTTATGCCTGTGATTCGTGAGGAGTTCCATATTAGTGCTTCCGATGTGAGCTGGCTGTTGACCGGTTATATGATTGTGTATGCGGTTGGCTCGGTGACCTATGGAAAGCTGGCGGACAAATACCGTCTCAAGGATTTACTGACGTTTGGGATTATCTTTTTTGCGTTAGGCTCGCTTATTGGTCTGTTGGCCAATCAATTTTGGCTGCTGATTGTAGCCCGTTTGCTTCAGGCCGCAGGGGCTGCTGTTATTCCGGCGACAGCTATGATCATTCCTGTCCGGTATTTCTCTGCTGAAAAAAGAGGACGTGCCTTGGGCATTACTGCAATCGGATTGGCACTGGGTACGGCGCTGGCTCCGATTATTTCCGGCTTGATTACAGGCTTTGCAAGCTGGCGTTTTCTGTTCGTTATTTCCATGCTGCCGGTTATCGCCTTGCCGTTCTTTCGCAAATATTTGGACGACCAGCGTGGAGAGAATCAGAAATTTGATTTTCTCGGTGGATTGCTGCTGGGTGGCACGGTGGCCTTCCTGCTGCTTTCCATTTCGCAAAGCAATAGTATATTTTTTCTGGTCGGGATTGTGCTGTTTGCTCTGTTTATATGGCGGATTACTACCGCTAAAGATCCATTCATTCAGCCAAAGCTGTTCAAAAATAAGCAATATTCCTACGGATTGTTTATAGCCTTTTTGGGAGCAGGGGTCAGCTTTGGGCTGCCATACCTGGCGCCGCAGTTTCTGAACAGTCTCAATCAGCTTACGCCTGCAACAATTGGATTGATTATGTTTCCGGCCGCCATTGCATCGGCGTTGCTTGGTAAAAGCGGTGGGCGTTTGGCCGATAGCAAAGGAAATTCATTTCTCGTCTACACGGCAGTTACGCTTATGTTTATCTGCTTTATCAGCTTGTCTACCTTTGTGGGCGCGTCTCCGTATCTCATTTTATTTTTGCTCATTTTCGGCAACGTAGGTCAAACCTTTATGCAGATTGCTATGTCTAACACGATTTCCCGTACCTTGTCGAGGGATCAGATTGGTGTTGGAATGGGGCTGCTGTCTCTGCTGAATTTTATTTCCGGTGCAGTGACGACAAGTATTTTGGGCAAAACGCTAGATACCTCGTTTACCTTTCACCTGAATCCTGTCGTAACCAACGTACAGGTGTTCAATTTTAGCAATATATTTACGGTGCTTGCGCTGATTGCGCTCGCAACCATGGTACTTTATGCCTTGCAGTTTCGCCGGGGCTCACGCCACAATACGACTGCTGCTCAGCAAGGATAA
- the rpmG gene encoding 50S ribosomal protein L33, with amino-acid sequence MRVIVTLACTESGDRNYTTTKNKRNHPERLEMKKYSPRLKKYTIHRETR; translated from the coding sequence ATGCGCGTAATTGTTACCTTGGCATGCACCGAATCTGGTGACCGCAACTATACAACAACCAAGAACAAAAGAAATCACCCGGAGCGTCTTGAAATGAAAAAGTACTCTCCGCGTCTGAAAAAGTATACGATCCATCGTGAAACTAGATAA
- a CDS encoding vWA domain-containing protein: MKHRKFNVLLLLFGLLGAVVGFIIGELILNKLIGHWPHIIVIGLYFGIIALCIGLGCLIGEWISPQLNGPSWRQRYSGLSWKLLVPATLVMLFVAGLLLELGYQVNPEGRKSVQDLVLVIDNSGSMEQTDPDNERLTAAKSLIGQMDGDKRVAIVSFESTAQLVQPFTPIGTDAEKQAVYAKIDSMQTLMTGGTEIGLALDETIKEIETQGNADKGSLVIMLSDGFSDLDSQTALAPYIARQIPINTIGLKLAESDGIALLQNIAQMTGGTYFNVANAQGLTQAFGKIYDKIGDRTLVTERTGEYADSLYFAIYRVTALVIIGVLLGLALGLMFDNRFLARNFAIGGIPAGLLAGFILEKGLSGSPIGDLMIRLVAALVLAALIAVFSLVLPVAENTRRSSGGGSPGNPSGRRRGEPEGPPRNRRSSGF, translated from the coding sequence ATGAAGCACCGTAAATTTAATGTTCTCCTATTGCTGTTCGGCTTGCTGGGCGCTGTGGTGGGCTTCATCATTGGAGAGCTGATTCTTAACAAACTGATAGGCCACTGGCCACATATCATCGTGATTGGGCTGTATTTTGGCATCATAGCGCTGTGCATTGGTCTGGGATGCCTGATCGGTGAATGGATTTCGCCACAACTGAACGGGCCGTCATGGCGGCAGCGGTACTCTGGGCTGTCCTGGAAGCTGCTGGTGCCTGCTACGCTGGTAATGCTGTTCGTGGCAGGGCTGTTACTGGAGCTGGGCTATCAGGTGAACCCGGAGGGCCGCAAAAGCGTACAGGACCTCGTGCTCGTCATTGATAATTCCGGGAGTATGGAGCAAACAGATCCCGACAATGAACGTCTGACAGCCGCCAAGAGTTTAATTGGCCAAATGGATGGAGACAAGCGGGTAGCCATTGTTTCCTTTGAGTCCACTGCACAGTTGGTTCAGCCGTTTACCCCGATTGGCACAGATGCGGAGAAGCAAGCCGTTTATGCCAAAATCGACAGCATGCAGACCTTAATGACAGGCGGCACAGAAATCGGTCTTGCTTTGGATGAAACCATCAAAGAAATCGAAACTCAGGGTAATGCGGACAAGGGCTCTCTCGTTATTATGCTGTCTGACGGCTTTAGTGATCTGGATAGCCAGACGGCATTGGCTCCTTACATCGCCCGGCAGATTCCGATTAATACAATCGGTTTGAAGCTCGCTGAATCCGATGGTATAGCATTATTGCAAAATATTGCCCAAATGACGGGTGGAACTTACTTCAATGTGGCGAATGCGCAAGGTCTTACTCAGGCGTTTGGTAAAATTTACGACAAAATCGGCGACCGTACACTGGTAACAGAGCGAACAGGTGAGTATGCCGACAGTCTGTATTTTGCCATTTACCGTGTAACCGCACTGGTGATTATTGGAGTACTGCTGGGATTGGCACTCGGACTGATGTTCGATAACCGTTTTCTGGCCCGGAATTTCGCGATTGGCGGGATTCCTGCGGGCTTGCTGGCTGGCTTTATTTTGGAAAAGGGCCTATCCGGCTCGCCCATCGGTGATTTGATGATTCGTTTGGTGGCTGCGCTCGTATTGGCGGCTCTGATCGCGGTCTTCTCGCTCGTGTTGCCAGTTGCGGAAAATACTCGCCGTTCTTCCGGAGGAGGAAGCCCTGGTAACCCATCAGGTCGTCGGAGAGGGGAACCGGAAGGCCCTCCGCGCAATCGACGCAGCAGTGGATTTTAG
- a CDS encoding beta-mannanase: MQYRDAQPGDPVISELSHKIDDNRVVLRWQWPEGIAVVYIAKQLADPGVNGQEDAEALPPFSSLKLFTREEYKAAGSYRDRIDGIGRVRYTVYPAVREDGDTFVIRQQNGANRLELSTGRAKIRYAVHHKKGWFRSRKTVQIQVTAEVPVPQEALCYVKKRGGYPADREDGTLYPFTAPFAAGRNVLPAVEVGGDEYVRLFFTDGQKFGTVYELVPE; encoded by the coding sequence ATGCAGTATAGGGACGCGCAGCCCGGTGATCCTGTTATTTCGGAGCTGAGCCACAAAATTGACGATAACCGGGTTGTGCTTCGCTGGCAGTGGCCAGAAGGAATCGCCGTGGTATATATTGCGAAACAATTAGCCGATCCGGGTGTGAATGGGCAGGAAGATGCCGAAGCGTTGCCGCCTTTTTCAAGCCTTAAGCTCTTCACACGTGAGGAGTACAAGGCTGCTGGCAGCTACCGTGACCGAATCGATGGCATTGGACGCGTGCGATATACCGTGTATCCGGCTGTGCGGGAGGACGGAGATACTTTTGTGATCCGTCAGCAAAATGGAGCTAATCGGCTGGAGCTGAGCACGGGTAGAGCTAAAATCAGATATGCGGTCCACCACAAAAAAGGCTGGTTTCGCAGCCGCAAAACGGTGCAGATTCAGGTGACGGCTGAAGTTCCTGTTCCGCAGGAGGCGCTTTGCTATGTGAAAAAGCGTGGTGGCTATCCGGCGGACCGGGAAGACGGAACCTTGTACCCGTTTACGGCACCGTTTGCTGCGGGACGGAATGTGTTGCCCGCTGTGGAAGTAGGCGGAGATGAATATGTGCGGCTGTTTTTTACGGACGGTCAGAAATTTGGCACGGTATATGAATTAGTCCCTGAATGA
- a CDS encoding transcription initiation factor TFIID — protein MREQLLRYAADYAAAEDQLIGSGDGRSSIHFPSVFLFIGDRMGPVMNTIADINRTKWDNSTGVTYIHIQSQENHAAVDRSVDAIVHTVAVPEENSHKTGRRDLHQAFYTHESQLVELNTALRRASGHLADYGRLYSSFERVHLSILTTADDPMNVLVPEITLLAEYIFAQSFKSVQMDLYVLISESDQTAQFGYSSAASVAFMRELDYFQSPDYTFTAPLHMTEDRLTIPVSHAPSPLFDLVYVLSDKNERGVTVPNSLRESCDIICHIQLLKNRYQAGDSYRSQDGGYNNTSFKNNIMTESGRQGYVSAGFSRVKRPNESIALTVLHHFYVKLLARMRIEQEWDIGDKLDYFGLDAAERSRTRNDLVPGNEAITDMSALMTSGASYGSLKRMTLREAEEALFGQGCEAFFRDNCERIVQKRLGDFQAELRLQTAVNESAKEHPEIGLFELTDWTDENKTGNVLTALRGLIRDTSNDLQISAAELDALYSGRVEDQPFQRLPLMDKHNVRSLIRYLTETVYGHKLHMLRIQTDLELFRRYELALEKWHMQARHITVQLANLERDLHQTATDSVRQADSYTGQNLFEYYERVTEDVMRELETKRGKAVFFDVRHMGPVSGLLDGGPSKLVDRLTQTCRTLILSAQPFNQTFEEELLRRANVAAAYENRLVVPKDELFKKLYQTLEENGGINIRLLDYTHEHRYEEKYFFGDYEGEFLPYALDVDITSRIYKLGFVHERRSSGVEKLHLMGGFHLEDLMVYRNGKTYYETYIANGFVFHGINADRLPELR, from the coding sequence ATGAGGGAGCAGCTGTTACGTTATGCGGCTGACTATGCAGCCGCAGAGGACCAATTAATCGGTAGCGGGGATGGACGCAGCAGCATCCATTTCCCGTCCGTGTTTCTTTTTATCGGTGACCGTATGGGCCCGGTGATGAACACCATTGCAGATATCAACCGGACCAAGTGGGATAACAGTACGGGGGTAACGTACATTCACATCCAGTCGCAGGAAAACCATGCCGCTGTAGACCGTTCGGTGGATGCTATTGTCCATACGGTAGCGGTACCGGAGGAAAACAGCCACAAAACCGGACGCCGTGATTTGCATCAGGCTTTTTATACACATGAGTCGCAGTTGGTTGAGCTTAACACCGCGTTGCGCCGGGCGAGTGGGCACTTGGCGGATTACGGTCGTTTGTATTCGTCGTTCGAGCGTGTCCATCTATCGATCCTGACGACAGCCGACGATCCCATGAATGTATTGGTTCCCGAGATTACGCTGTTGGCGGAATACATTTTTGCGCAGTCCTTTAAGTCGGTGCAGATGGATCTGTACGTTTTGATCAGCGAAAGCGATCAGACAGCCCAATTTGGCTATAGCAGCGCAGCGTCAGTCGCTTTTATGAGAGAACTGGACTATTTCCAAAGTCCGGATTATACGTTCACGGCGCCACTGCATATGACTGAGGACAGACTGACCATTCCAGTATCTCATGCTCCGTCGCCGTTGTTCGATCTCGTCTATGTGCTGTCCGACAAGAACGAACGCGGTGTAACGGTGCCGAATAGCCTGCGAGAGAGCTGTGATATCATTTGCCACATTCAGCTTCTCAAAAACCGCTATCAGGCGGGAGATTCCTATCGGTCACAGGATGGGGGGTACAACAATACATCGTTTAAAAACAACATTATGACGGAATCCGGGCGTCAGGGCTATGTGTCGGCCGGATTTTCCCGGGTCAAGCGCCCTAATGAGTCGATTGCGCTTACGGTGCTGCATCACTTTTATGTGAAACTGCTGGCCCGTATGAGAATCGAGCAGGAATGGGATATAGGCGATAAGCTGGATTATTTCGGTTTGGATGCTGCCGAGCGCAGCCGTACACGAAATGACCTCGTTCCTGGTAATGAGGCCATTACGGACATGAGCGCTTTAATGACCAGCGGAGCCAGCTACGGCTCGTTAAAGCGAATGACACTGCGCGAGGCGGAGGAAGCCTTGTTCGGACAGGGCTGTGAAGCCTTTTTCCGCGATAATTGTGAACGGATCGTACAGAAACGGTTGGGGGATTTTCAGGCCGAATTACGTCTGCAAACGGCTGTGAACGAATCGGCCAAGGAGCACCCCGAGATCGGTTTGTTCGAGCTTACGGACTGGACGGATGAGAATAAGACCGGGAATGTGCTTACCGCCCTTCGGGGACTGATTCGTGATACGTCCAATGATTTGCAGATCAGCGCTGCTGAGCTGGATGCCCTATATAGTGGACGGGTGGAGGATCAGCCTTTTCAACGCTTACCGCTGATGGATAAGCATAATGTGCGCAGCTTGATCCGTTACCTGACTGAGACAGTTTACGGGCACAAGCTGCACATGCTGCGGATTCAAACGGATCTGGAGCTATTTCGCCGTTATGAGCTGGCTCTTGAAAAGTGGCATATGCAGGCGAGACATATTACCGTACAGCTTGCCAATTTGGAGCGTGATCTCCATCAGACTGCAACGGACAGCGTCCGTCAGGCTGACAGCTATACAGGTCAAAACCTGTTTGAGTATTACGAGCGTGTGACGGAGGATGTCATGCGTGAGCTGGAGACCAAGCGGGGGAAAGCCGTATTCTTTGATGTCCGGCATATGGGTCCTGTATCCGGTTTACTGGATGGAGGTCCGTCAAAGCTGGTGGATCGACTCACACAGACTTGCCGCACTCTGATCCTTAGCGCACAGCCGTTTAACCAGACATTCGAGGAAGAATTGCTGCGGCGGGCGAATGTGGCTGCTGCCTATGAAAATCGGCTGGTTGTTCCGAAGGATGAGCTGTTTAAAAAACTGTACCAAACGCTGGAGGAAAACGGTGGTATTAACATACGTTTGCTGGATTACACCCATGAGCATCGGTATGAGGAAAAATATTTCTTTGGTGACTATGAAGGCGAATTTCTCCCGTATGCACTGGATGTGGATATTACCTCGCGTATTTACAAGCTGGGGTTTGTGCATGAGCGTCGCAGCAGCGGGGTAGAAAAGCTTCATTTGATGGGTGGTTTCCATCTGGAGGATCTGATGGTCTACCGCAACGGCAAGACGTATTATGAGACATATATCGCGAATGGTTTCGTGTTTCACGGGATCAACGCGGATCGGCTGCCGGAACTGCGGTAG
- a CDS encoding MarR family transcriptional regulator: MGSEVYPVCLPWEEESTMYLIKWIFTTVRREIETALRPLGLTSPQSQTLYILAMSPGVTNTDLEKLLLIDKSSVTSLVNGIVKKNWAVRKSHPQDARMKQIYLTEEGWKIHKVAEHTVEQIKSSAGETLSVGELEILRGLLKKILHNYRPANARV; the protein is encoded by the coding sequence ATGGGAAGTGAGGTGTATCCCGTTTGTCTCCCTTGGGAGGAAGAGAGCACGATGTATTTAATTAAATGGATTTTCACAACAGTCCGGCGCGAGATTGAGACGGCGTTGCGTCCTTTGGGGCTTACCTCCCCGCAATCGCAGACGCTTTATATACTGGCAATGTCGCCAGGAGTGACCAATACGGATTTGGAAAAGCTGCTGCTTATTGATAAATCAAGCGTTACCAGCCTGGTGAACGGGATCGTTAAGAAAAACTGGGCAGTACGCAAAAGTCACCCTCAAGATGCGCGTATGAAGCAGATTTATTTGACTGAGGAAGGCTGGAAAATTCACAAGGTAGCTGAGCATACAGTTGAGCAGATTAAAAGCTCGGCAGGCGAAACATTATCTGTGGGGGAGTTAGAGATTCTTCGAGGTCTGTTGAAAAAAATACTTCACAATTACCGTCCTGCGAACGCCCGCGTTTGA